In the Dehalococcoidia bacterium genome, CAACACCGCCCGCGGCACCGTCCTGTGGAACAAGACCCTCAAGTAGGATGGAGGCACCCTCCCACGCCACGGATAAAAGACAAGGGGGTGCGGTAAGCCCCCCGCATAGGGAGGCGCAGTCGTGGTGGACTTTACCCGCTACATCCCCCCCAATGCCTCGGCGGAGATGCGTCGGCGCGTCAGCAAAGCCCTCTCGGTCAACCCCTCCCGACGCCCGGGGGGCGAGGTGCTCTCCACCCCAGCCCTGGTGATGTTGATGGAGCGCACGGCGGTGCGCGCCTGCCAGAGCCACCTGCCCCCGGGCTTCACCACGGTCGGCTACCATGTGGACATCCGCCACCTGGCCCCTTTGCCAGTGGGCCAAGAGGTGCGGGTGCTGGCCACCCTCCAGGCCCTGGAGGGCAAC is a window encoding:
- a CDS encoding thioesterase family protein, which gives rise to MVDFTRYIPPNASAEMRRRVSKALSVNPSRRPGGEVLSTPALVMLMERTAVRACQSHLPPGFTTVGYHVDIRHLAPLPVGQEVRVLATLQALEGNKLTFRVEAYGPDGKRIGEGTHRRAIIPIRER